The following proteins are encoded in a genomic region of Necator americanus strain Aroian chromosome II, whole genome shotgun sequence:
- a CDS encoding hypothetical protein (NECATOR_CHRII.G4322.T1) yields the protein MVMIITAATGFRSFLLDCAVQVPDCILQQWWILFRIHHFWNKSMSASFLSYDIHVGGSEQRNDCGVQNYSKPVHPLFFKKVFLHSPMVST from the exons ATGGTGATGATAATAACTGCTGCAACaggcttcagatcgtttttgCTCGATTGTGCTGTGCAAGTTCCAG ACTGTATACTTCAACAATGGTGGATTCTATTCCGAATACATCATTTTTGGAACAAATCGATGTCTGCTTCATTTTTAAGCTATG ATATTCACGTTGGTGGCTCTGAGCAACGCAATGACTGCGGTGTGCAGAATTATTCCAAGCCAGTTCATCCactatttttcaagaaagttTTCCTGCATTCGCCTATGGTTTCTACATGA